The region GAAAAACCCCTAAAAATTTTGGAGTTATTACGAAATATTATGGGCTATGCCTAGGAAAAAATTCAAGTGATATTCCTCTTCAATATCCATCATTTAAGCTTGGAGATTCGTGTAATATTGAGGACTATTCTTTGAAGGATTTAATGAAATATAAAGTCATTTATTTATCTGGATTTTCGTACAATAATAGAAAAGCAGCGGAAAAAATGCTTACTGCTTTAAGCAAAAGTGGAGTTAAGGTTATCGTAGATATGAATAAAATACCTATAGATCCTATAATAAATCGTATGACCCTTCTTGGAGTAAATGCTGAACCAATAACGTTTAATAATAAAATGCCTAACTTGTTTTTTAAAGGGCAAAAGTACAAACCATCGGTGGAATTTAATGAGAAATATAAAAAATGGAGCACCGTATATCTGGGGAAAGTTCCTGAAGTAATCGGATTTTCATGGATTAACGATAGAAAGATTCCCTTTTTAGGGAAAGGAAATGGAAATAATAAGAATGTATATTTTATAGGTTTTAACTTAATGTTCAATGGTATGGAAAATGAAGATACAAAATCAATAGATATTATGAATTCTGTAATGGGGACAGAACTTTTAAATCCTCCTCAAAGAAACATAGTACCACTAGATGTGAAGTATTATAAGAATTTGATAAAGATAAAATCTCCTAAAAATAATGTAAATACAACTCTTGCATTTTTGGACGCTTACAAAGGAGATAAAGGGATATATAAAGATCAGAATCTTTTAAATGTGGTAAAAAAGGGCGAGACTAATATTTCTATAACTTATCCATATTTAATTCAGGGAGCAGTATTATCAATACTTGGGCTAATTGGATTAGTTATACTTATAATTTTATAGAATATTTGTAATTTAAACAAGTTTATAAGAAACAAATTCTGAAAAGCTCAATATTATGATTTCTAATGCAAGAACCTATATAGGGGAAGGGTGAATTATAGTGAAAAAGTTACTAAAAGATTGTTTTTTTGTATGTATAATTATTTGCATTATGTTTCCTATGAATACTTTGGCGGCTCAAAATGGAGTAACACTTGATGGATATTTTGATGATTGGAATGGCAAGCCGGTAACATATTTAAGATATACAAGTGTAGCAACGGAGCAGGTTCACAGTGTTAGGCAGTGTACTGATAGTTCAAATTTATATCTTAATATAAAAATGGGAACTAAAGGTGGTCAGAGACTAGATAGATATGTTATAGAATGCTCTATGAGTAATGGACAAATGAAACATTTTCAAATTGCACCTGATGAGCCTAAAGTTGGACGTGTTACGATTTATGATATGGATGGAGGATATAGGGCTGTATCGCAGGACGGCTATGTTGTACGTGGAAATAATAATGATGGCAAAACTAGTGATCAAGCTGAGTTTAGAATACCTTTAAGTGAATTTCAAAGTGGAAACTCAATGGGGATTTCTAATGTAACACTTAAAATCCCAGATTTAGGTGATAGATGTGTTGTATTTCAAACAGGAAGCACAGGACCATATGTTGGTGTTATATTGTGCGGTATTGTAGCTGCAGCAGGAGCATTTCTTTCTCTGCATAGAAGAATAAAGGCTCAGGCATGAAGATAATTTTAATTATACTTTTTATTATATGGGTATACATTGTATCGGTTTTAATGAGGGCAAAATTGTACTTTTTTAAATTTTTAATAGGTTCTGTAGGAGCATTCTTTTTTCTACTTGTATTCCTCCAGCAGTATGTAATAGGAGTTTTAACAACATCTTTAACAGCAGTCTGTGGGGTTATTGGAGATTTAACCGGATATTTTAAAGCTTACTATGAATATGCGCTTATATTTATATCAACGGCTGATTCAAGTGTTTCCATGTATATAGATTATGAATGCTCCGGTGTTATAGAGATATTTGCTTTTGCTGCTCTCTTATGGTTTTTTCCACTATATAATGTGTTAGAGAAAATAATGTATAACATAATTGGAGTGCTTTGGATATTTATGGCGAATGTTTTAAGAGTTCTTATAATATGTGTTATAGTGCATCATTATGGAGACAGTATGTTTTATTTTGCACACACTATATTTGGAAGAATTGTATTCTATGTACTTTCTATAATTTTATATTTTTATGTGTTTACAAAGTCACAGATAAAAAGGCAGAAGGTAGGTAATGTTTCGTATGAATATGCTTCTAAGTAAGAGCTTAAAAGAAATAATTTCATGGATGGCATGGATTATAATACCTTTTATTATGGAGATAATACCGGCAATTGGAGGATTTTTTATTCTTGTAAGAAAAGCTTTTGATGTGAATAGTAAAGATAAATTTGTTGGTAAGCTGCCTCAAATTACAGTGATTATACCTGTATATAATTCAGAAGATACTTTGAGAGGATGTATTAAATCTATATATGATTCAAATTATCCAGTAGAGCTTATTGATTTAATTTTGGTTAATAACATGAGCAGCGATAATAGCTTTGGAGTTTTCTGTCAGTGCCAGAAAGAGTTTAAGGATCTTTCTATGAGATATATGAATGCAAAGCAGGGGAAATCAAAGGCACTTAATATGGCTCTTTTTAACAGCGAGGGCAAATATATAATTCACATTGATAGTGATGGAAAGCTTCATCCTGATGCCATAAGGAATATAGTAGTTCGCTTTGAAAATAATCCTGATATACACTGCATGACGGGAGCAATTTTGAGTGATATTCACAGCATAGAAAAAACCGAGGGAAAACTTTTAAGACTTGTAAGGCGATGCGAATTTTATGAATATGCATCAGCATTTTTAGCAGGAAGAAACTTCGAATCGGAATTAAATAGCATTTATACTCTTTCAGGTGCATTTTCAACTTTTAGAAAGTCTACAATATTGAAAACTCAACTTTATAACAGTAAAACCGTTTGTGAGGATACACATATAACTTTTCAGGTAAGAAAGTTTTTAAAACAAAAGGTTTATTTATGTGAGAATGCATTGTTTTTTGTAGATCCATTAGATGACATGGATAAACTTTATACCCAGAGGCAGAGGTGGCAGAGAGGTGAGCTTGAGGTTTCGCATATGTTTCTTCAAGATAAAATGGTGGCATCCATTGGCTTTGTTGGTAACTTCATGATAAGAGTACTTATGTATGATCATACTTTTGCTTTTCCTAGAATGATATGGTACTTTGCAATAATATTTCTCTTTTTCATGGGTTATCCACCAAATTTGATTTGTAGCTCCATGGGAATGATATATGTACTATATGTTCTGTCTGCATTTTTGTTTTTTCTTAATGTAAGATCATACCTTAAAGAGTACAAAA is a window of Clostridium pasteurianum DNA encoding:
- a CDS encoding Firmicu-CTERM sorting domain-containing protein — encoded protein: MKKLLKDCFFVCIIICIMFPMNTLAAQNGVTLDGYFDDWNGKPVTYLRYTSVATEQVHSVRQCTDSSNLYLNIKMGTKGGQRLDRYVIECSMSNGQMKHFQIAPDEPKVGRVTIYDMDGGYRAVSQDGYVVRGNNNDGKTSDQAEFRIPLSEFQSGNSMGISNVTLKIPDLGDRCVVFQTGSTGPYVGVILCGIVAAAGAFLSLHRRIKAQA
- the xrtG gene encoding exosortase family protein XrtG, translating into MKIILIILFIIWVYIVSVLMRAKLYFFKFLIGSVGAFFFLLVFLQQYVIGVLTTSLTAVCGVIGDLTGYFKAYYEYALIFISTADSSVSMYIDYECSGVIEIFAFAALLWFFPLYNVLEKIMYNIIGVLWIFMANVLRVLIICVIVHHYGDSMFYFAHTIFGRIVFYVLSIILYFYVFTKSQIKRQKVGNVSYEYASK
- a CDS encoding TIGR03111 family XrtG-associated glycosyltransferase, giving the protein MFRMNMLLSKSLKEIISWMAWIIIPFIMEIIPAIGGFFILVRKAFDVNSKDKFVGKLPQITVIIPVYNSEDTLRGCIKSIYDSNYPVELIDLILVNNMSSDNSFGVFCQCQKEFKDLSMRYMNAKQGKSKALNMALFNSEGKYIIHIDSDGKLHPDAIRNIVVRFENNPDIHCMTGAILSDIHSIEKTEGKLLRLVRRCEFYEYASAFLAGRNFESELNSIYTLSGAFSTFRKSTILKTQLYNSKTVCEDTHITFQVRKFLKQKVYLCENALFFVDPLDDMDKLYTQRQRWQRGELEVSHMFLQDKMVASIGFVGNFMIRVLMYDHTFAFPRMIWYFAIIFLFFMGYPPNLICSSMGMIYVLYVLSAFLFFLNVRSYLKEYKNIRKYYTSKWYYIFLLPLYNFVIFWIRFAGIINSIKIQSQWKTLNIHEEYAAFLKVVKSDFKMVVLKIKKIRRLVNN